One Acidobacteriota bacterium DNA window includes the following coding sequences:
- a CDS encoding DNA alkylation repair protein, producing MRKVASTIDADIQALAVRNTQTMRAVRRKYSRMLRLASPEFVLQLARKLLKIDAYRWIAYELIQSHKPTFERLGEAEVEDLGQGINSWSTVDDFARNLAGPAWLKGQVSDKLILKWACSKDRWWRRAALVSTVALNVQSHGGKGDTSRTLRVCHVLVNDHNDMVAKAMSWALRELVAHDARAVQEFLSEHDQVLAARVKREVKNKLSTGLKNPRRKGH from the coding sequence GTGAGGAAAGTAGCGTCGACAATTGACGCGGATATCCAAGCCTTAGCTGTTCGTAACACACAAACTATGCGGGCTGTTCGTCGCAAGTACTCTCGGATGCTGAGGCTCGCCAGCCCAGAGTTTGTTCTCCAACTGGCAAGAAAACTCCTTAAGATTGATGCCTACCGATGGATCGCCTACGAGTTGATACAGAGCCATAAACCGACGTTTGAGCGCCTTGGCGAAGCAGAAGTGGAAGACTTGGGTCAAGGCATCAACAGTTGGTCGACGGTCGACGATTTTGCGCGGAACTTGGCTGGGCCAGCTTGGCTCAAAGGGCAGGTATCCGACAAGTTAATTCTTAAGTGGGCTTGTTCAAAAGACCGCTGGTGGCGCCGAGCAGCGTTAGTCAGCACGGTGGCCTTGAACGTGCAATCACATGGAGGAAAAGGAGATACGTCACGGACTCTTCGGGTCTGCCACGTGTTGGTGAATGATCATAATGATATGGTAGCCAAAGCCATGTCGTGGGCATTACGTGAGCTTGTAGCGCATGACGCGAGGGCGGTGCAAGAGTTTCTGAGTGAGCATGATCAAGTTCTCGCGGCGCGAGTCAAGCGCGAGGTAAAAAACAAACTGAGCACAGGATTGAAGAATCCGAGACGTAAAGGCCATTGA